One genomic window of Medicago truncatula cultivar Jemalong A17 chromosome 1, MtrunA17r5.0-ANR, whole genome shotgun sequence includes the following:
- the LOC25483706 gene encoding uncharacterized protein, whose translation MIGLNKFGTTITILTAVTLTALAVEILYVLFKRRKRLRPRVQAEPSLPRSSSTNDELEDELEQHMAKYHCLYGPSRVLFTIKEEEREGVESENGSSTTECSSVVTVMKGRAVRSMRLSENVVVGGGDEVVVAVEEWLDESTPYSTPCATSPYYTPQSSPTRGNG comes from the coding sequence ATGATAGGTCTAAACAAATTCGGCACCACAATCACAATCCTCACCGCCGTTACTCTAACAGCCCTCGCCGTCGAAATCCTCTACGTTCTATTCAAACGCCGTAAACGCCTCCGTCCACGTGTTCAAGCAGAACCTTCTCTTCCACGTTCGTCTTCGACGAACGATGAGCTAGAAGATGAGCTTGAACAGCACATGGCGAAGTATCATTGTCTCTACGGTCCTTCGAGAGTTTTGTTTACTATCAAGGAGGAGGAAAGAGAAGGTGTTGAGAGTGAGAATGGTTCTTCTACGACGGAGTGTAGCAGTGTTGTGACGGTGATGAAAGGTAGGGCGGTGAGGAGCATGCGTTTGAGTGAGAATGTGGTggttggtggtggtgatgaagtTGTTGTGGCGGTTGAAGAGTGGTTGGATGAATCGACGCCGTATTCGACGCCGTGTGCGACGAGTCCTTATTATACACCACAGTCTTCACCTACGCGTGGAAATGGTTGA